ATACGGCCGGAGAGGTTCACGCCCGCCCCGAGTATCTTCTCCCGGCCTACCGGCAGCTCATCCACGAACTTTGCCACGATCTTGCACAGCTCATCCAGTGATGGCGCGGTATTCTGCAGATCATACGGCACCTTCTCCACGAACTTCACGAGGTTCTTCTTGAAGTCGAGCAGTCCCAGGTTAATATGATATTTCTTTACTTCCACGCCGATAAAAAAGCCGGCATCCGGGGCCATGCCATATAAATTAGGCCTGCGGCCGCCGGTACTGTCCACTTTACCGTAGTCATGCACCAGCCCTTCCTGCAGCAGTTCATTCAGCAGGTGCGTTACCTTGGGTGTGCTGGCGTTCAGCTCCTTGGCGAGGTCCGCAATAGTGGCATTATTGATGTTGGCGAAATAGGCGATGATCTTTTTCTTGAGGCTCAGGTTCTTGTAAGCAACACCACCCAGGTTTTCATTATTTAACTCTTCGAAGAATGTTGGCTGACTCATCAGGGGGAGAGGAGGTTTTTTTAAAAAGTTTTTTGCCGATGTCACAATTATTAAACGTATCGTCTACACAAAGATAATCTTTTTAAAAAAAATTAAAAACAAATTCTTCTAAAACCTGCATTTTATATGTTTTCCCTGGTATCTGATCGATGACTGCCCAATGAGGTAATGGTATTTTCAATTATGAGGCTACTTTTAATAATATTCGGGTTAATTATTTTGAAGTTAGAAAAAATAATTAAAAAGTACTTGTCTTTTAGTAAAAAATATTCTTATTTAGAGGAATCATTTTAAATATTTGGATCACACAACCTACATCTGAATATTATTACACGGGAGAGGAACAATTAATACGCAAACAATACAAGGCAAAACGGAGACGGATATACGCAAACATCAATCGATCTTCCTTCAAAGCTGATGATAGGGCTGTTTATAACGGCCGGGGCATTTTTTGCCCGGAATTATTTGAACAACACGTAACGAATTACGCATGCAGAAACGTACGCAGCTATTACTGGTATTCAGCCTGTTTTTCTCTACAGTGAGCGCACAGCAGCAGGTGGACCTGCTGATCGTTGGCGGCGGCGCCAGCGGTACAACGGCAGGGATCCAGGCTGCAAGGATGGGCACCCGTACATTAATTATAGAGGAAACGGACTGGCTGGGCGGAATGCTGACGGCCGCAGGCGTTTCCGCCATAGATGGCAATCACCGCATGCCCTCCGGTCTCTGGGGGGAATTCCGCCGGCATCTTTATGATCATTACGGTGGCGCAAAAGCAGTATTCACCGGCTGGGTAAGCAATACACTCTTCGAACCGCATATAGGCAATCAGATACTCAAGCAGATGGTGGCCGCGGAAAAACTGCTGGAAGTAAAATACCGGACGAAATGGACGGCCATCCGCCGCGCCGGCAGCTATTGGCAGGTGACCGTGCAGCAAGGCAAAAAACAATCGGTCATCGAAGCAAAACTGGTGATCGATGCGACCGAACTGGGTGATGTAATGGCGGCCGCAGGCGCAAAATATGACATCGGGATGGACAGCCGCCACGAAACCGGCGAAGCGCAGGCGCCTGAACAGGCGAACGATATCATCCAGGACCTGACCTATGTTGTGGTGCTGAAGGATTACGGCAAGGGGGCCGACAAAACGATCCCCAAACCCGCAGGTTACGATCCTTCCCTGTTCGCCCGCTGCTGCGACGTGTCAGACCCGGCTTCGTTCGACTCCCCGGATAACAACTGCCATCATATGATGCAGTATGGCCGTCTGCCGAACAACAAATACATGATCAACTGGCCGAAGCACGGCAATGACTATTACCTCAACATTATTGAACATACCCGGGAACAAAGGGAAGCGGCGCTTGAAGCCGCCAAACTGCACAGTCTGCGTTTTGTCTACTACCTGCAAACAGCGCTGGGCTACAAAAACCTGGGCATTGCGGATGATGAGTTCCCAACAAAAGACAGGTTGCCGATGATCCCCTATCACCGCGAATCCCGCCGCGTAAAAGGAGAAGCGCAGCTGACCGTGAATCATGTATCCAGACCGTACGACCAGCCGGAAGCGCTGTATCGTACAGGCATTGCCGTTGGTGACTATACCATCGATCATCATCACGATAAAAATGAGTCCGCGCCGAAGATCGACTTCGTGAAGATCCGTGTGCCTTCCTATAATGTACCGGTGGGCAGCCTTATCCCGAAAGGAGTGAATGGGCTGATCGTCGCGGAAAAAAGCATCAGCGTCACCAATATCGTCAACGGCGCTACCCGCCTTCAGCCGGTGGTGCTGGGCATCGGGCAGGCTTCCGGCGCACTGGCGGCATTGGCACTGCAAAAGCAGGTGCAGCCCAGGGAGGTGGCTATCCGGGAAGTACAGCAGGCTTTGCTGGATGCCAAAGCATACATCATGCCTTTCATCGATGTGCAAAGCACAGACCCGCATTTCGCCGCCATCCAGCGTATCGGCGCTACGGGCATCCTGAAAGGAGCGGGCGTGCCGTTCAAATGGGCGAACCAGACCTGGTTCTATCCTGACCGCAAACTCAGCGGTTATGAACTGGCGGAAGGGTTGCGGCCTTACTTCGAACCGTTGCGCAACTATTGGGGCGCTTCCGGTGATCCGCTCACCCTGCAATACCTGGTGGAGCTTTTCAACCATGCGGGTGTGAAAATAACATGGCAACAGATACAGGGCGACTGGCAAAAACTTTTGCTGAAAGGTCAGCCTGCAGAAAATATGGAACTGGACCGCCGCAGCGCTGCGGTATTGACAGACCATTACCTGCAGCCATTCCGGCGGCCGGTGGATGTCAGGGGCAGTCTCGTAAAAGCTCCCGAATAAATACGGAGAAAGAACCAATCATTCCGTTCACCGGAGCAGTGGTAAAGCACACCACGCTCCTCCGGTGTGCGCGATCTATGCAACGCAATACAATTTTTCAATAAATCTCTACTCACCTAATCTAATTGTTTTATGGAGTTTTTATCAATCAAAAGGAACATGGGACGATGGCTGATATGCATGGCGATGCTGATTGCGCCGGCCCTCGCTACCTATGCGCAATCCGGCGCCGTCAGCGGTACGGTGACCGATGATCAGGGAGGCCCGCTGCCGGGTGTTACGGTGCAGATCAAAGGCACCTCACAAGGCACAAAGACCGATGTATTCGGTAAATTCTCCCTTTCGCTGACCAACTCGCCGGCCACGCTTGTATTTAGCTTTATCGGTTATGAGACAAAAGAAATTACGACCACCGCGGTGGAAAATCTGACCATTAAGCTCGGTGAAACGGCCAGTGGCCTGAATGAAGTGGTGGTGATCGGTTACGGTACGCAGAAACGCCAGAATGTGATCGGTTCTGCGGTACAGATAGGCAGCGACCAGATCAAACAGGCGCCGGTAATGAACATTACCAATGCCCTGTCCGGCCGCCTGCCGGGTTTAACTACCCTGCAGCAATCCGGCCGCCCCGGTGCTGATGATGCCACGCTCCGCATCCGCGGTGTGGGCACATTCAGCGGCAACCAGGGCCCGCTTGTAGTGGTAGACGGTGTTCCCCGTCCGAATTTCTCCGGCATGGACCCTAACGAGATAGAGACCATCACCCTGTTGAAGGACGCGGTATCCACAGCCGTATATGGTTTGCAGGCTGCCAACGGCATCATCCTCATCACTACCAAACGCGGTAAAGTGCAAAAGCCCACGATCACTTATGACGGTGGCGTAACCATGAGCCAGAACACCCGCTTCCCGAAATTCCTCAACGGTCCGGATTACATGACCTGGTACAACAGAGGCACGGATATGGATAACGATTACCATGAGCATACCGGCGGCGATCCTGTTCCCTACATCTATTCCCAGGAACAGATAGAAGCGGTGCGCAATGGCACCAATACGAATCCTTTGCTGGGTAATACCGACTGGGTGGGTAAACTGGTAGGCCGCAATGCTTTCTCCCAGAACCACGCCCTCAGTGTAAGAGGCGGTACGGAAAAAGTAAAGTACTTCGCCAACATCGGTATGCTGGACCAGGATGGTGTGGTTGAAAATACCGGCTTCAAACGATATAACGTCCGTACTAATTTAGATGCCCAGCTGAATGATGTGTTCTCTGTGGCATTAGACCTCTCCGTCCGCCAGCAGAACACCCGCACACCGGGCATTTCCCCGGATAACACGGCTTACCTCAACCCGTTCTACCAGGCGGTGCGCATGCTGCCCAACCTGCCGGAATATGCACCGAACGGCTTGCCTGTTGCCTATAACAGTAACGCAGGCTGGGTAAACCCGATCGCCTCCGTGCAGCAGTCAGGTTATCAGCGCCAGCAGTCCAATATCTTTCAGGGTAACATCACGCTGAAAGCGAAAATTCCCTGGGTAGAGGGCCTGGAAGCGAAATTGCTGACGGCTTACGATAAAACAAGTAGTGAAAATAAAGGCTGGACAACGCCCTATAGCCTGATGGGCCGTGCCAGGGACCAGGTGAGCGGCGATTATGTGATGCTGACCACCGTTCCGGGTATCACCAAAACCACGCTGCGCCAGTCATTCTCCCAGAATAACCGGCAGACGTTCCAGCCCAGTATTACTTATAACCGCACTTTCAATAAAGACCATGAAGTAAGCGTACTGGCCCTGTATGAATGGTCGCAATACAACAGCAACCTGTTCTCCACCGGCGCCAGCAACTTTCCGCTGACGGATATTCACGAGATCAATTTCGGCAGCTCTGCTACGGAAGACTTTATCAGTCCTACCGGCAGCAGCACCGTAGATTCCAGAGCAGGTTACGTAGGCCGTATCAACTATGCTTACAAGGGAAAATATCTCTTTGAAGTAGTTACCCGTTACGATGCTTCTATCAACTTTGCGCCGGAATACCGCTGGAATGCTTTCCCCGCGGTTGCTGCAGGCTGGATCGTGAGCAAGGAAGATTTCTTTGAGAAAGCCAGCGATGTGATAGACTTCCTGAAAGTAAAGGCATCCTGGGGTAAGGCCGGTAACGACGCCATCGGGAGGTTCACTTATCTGCAGACCTATCAGCTGACATCCGATCCGGTGATGGTGATCGGCGGAAAACCCGCGAACGCCATCTATACCAGCGCACCACCTTATCCAACCGTAACCTGGGAAACGTCTACCATGACCAACGTTGGTTTTGAATCTAATTTCCTGAAAGGAAAACTTGGATTTGATTTTGAGTGGTTCTACAAGCTGACCAACGACATCCTTGCTTCACAGGCAAACCTCTATCCGCTGTCCAATGGCGGTTACAACCCGAGCGCGGTGAACTACGGCATTATGGACAACCGCGGCTTCGATCTGCAGATCCGCCACAATAACACGATCGGTAAATTGGAGTATGGCGTTACCGGTAACTTCAACTGGGCGCGCAACAAGATCATCCGCCTGGATGAAAGCAGCTCGCTGCCGGAATGGATGCGCCGTGTAGGCAAACCGTATGGTACCAAGTTCGGTTTCCAGGCAGACGGTATGTACCAGACCTGGGAAGAAGCCCGCAATGGTTCTTCTCCCGCCGCTGGCGTGATCGCTCCCGGTTTCTTCAAATACAGGGATATCAATGGCGACGGCCGCATTACCCGTACGGATGACTTCGTAGAGATCGGCCGCAGCAACCTGCCCGAGATCATGTACGGTCTGAACCTCTACCTGAAATATGCCGGCTTCGATTTCTCCGCATTGCTGCAGGGCGCCGCATTGAGCAGTGTAAACCTCGCCGGCACTTACGAAGGTTCCAGCGGTACCAGCGGCGTAGATGATAATACACCGTTTACCCGTGCCTTCTACGGTTATGGCAACTCCCCGTATTTCCTCGTGGAAAACGCCTGGACGCCGGATAACCCGAACGCCGAGTTCCCCCGTCTCTCTGCCTACAAGGCACAGCTGACCGCGCATAACGCGCACATCAACTCCGGCTGGGTACGCGATGGTTCCTACCTCCGCCTCAAATCCATGCAGCTGGGTTATAATGTGCCGCAGCAATTGCTGAACCGTGCCAACATCCAGTCGCTGCGTGTGTTCGTGACCGGTTACAACCTGGCGACCTGGGACAAGCTGAAATACCTCGATCCGGAAATGCCGAACGTGAACAACGGTTTCTATCCGCAGCAAAGGATGTTTTCCGCAGGCGTAAACCTTTCATTATAAAAAGTACACAGCGATGATCAAGATATCTTCAAGAATACAGAAATCACTTTTACTCGCCGGCATCGTGATGGCATCGCACGGCTGTAAAATAGACATAGCGCCAACGGACAGGTACACGGAAGAAGCGATATGGAAGAACCCTTCCAATATGGAGCTGTACGTGAATGGCCTGTACGCTGAATTCCAGACCTTCAAGTTCGGACAGTTCCCCATCGGGTACAGCAATGCTACCGATGCGCTGACGGACATCATGAAATATACTTCCTCCACTGCAGGCAACGGTACAGTGAACATCCTGGCCACAGATGCCAGTCGTGTTAACGCCGCCGGTCCGCAGCTGAACTACTGGCAATCTGCCTACACCCGCATCCGCCGCATCAATGAATTCATCGATGGTTTGCGTAAATATGCGATAGTGAGCGATGCGGAAAAGGACCAGTACGAAGCAGAAGCCCGTTTTGTTCGCGGCTACGTGTACTTCTGGCTGGTGAAACTGCACGGCAGCGTGATCATCATGGATGATATTTCCAAGCATACGGTGAAAGACAATCCCCGTTCCAGCGAAGAAGATTGCTGGAAATTCATTGCGGCGGATTTTGCCTATGCTGCGGATATACTGCCTCCGGCACAACCTGCCGCAAGGACAGGCCGCGCTACCAAAGGCGCCGCTTACGGCATGCTGGCCCGTACCTGGCTATATGCCGCGTCCATCGCCAAGTTCGATCGCAAACAGTTCAATGACGACCCGCTGACCGGTGTGCCCGAGGCCAATGCCCAGGCATATTATAAAAATGCTTCGGATGCAGCAGGGGAAGTGATCAAGCTGGCCAACGAAGGTTATTACGAGCTGGAATCAGATTTCACGGCGCTCTTCACCAACAAAAATTCCAAAGAAGCAGTATTCAAACTGGATTTCGTAGCGCCGCAGTTCACCCATCAGTATGACCTCGGTTTCACCCCTCCGGGAGATGTGCCGGGCCAGTGCCTCGTGTACGGTGTACCAACGGCTGAGCTGGTTGATGAATTTGAAATGAGCGATGGTACCAGATTCTCCTGGAGCAATCCCGCTCAGGCCGCCGATCCATATGCCAACCGCGAGCCGCGTTTTTATGGCACTATACTCTACAACGGCGCTTCCTGGAAGAGCAGAACGATCAATACCACTCCCGGCAGCGCAACGGAAGGGATCATGGAGTATGGCGTTTCCACGGAACCGCGCAAA
This genomic stretch from Chitinophaga sp. XS-30 harbors:
- a CDS encoding TonB-dependent receptor produces the protein MGRWLICMAMLIAPALATYAQSGAVSGTVTDDQGGPLPGVTVQIKGTSQGTKTDVFGKFSLSLTNSPATLVFSFIGYETKEITTTAVENLTIKLGETASGLNEVVVIGYGTQKRQNVIGSAVQIGSDQIKQAPVMNITNALSGRLPGLTTLQQSGRPGADDATLRIRGVGTFSGNQGPLVVVDGVPRPNFSGMDPNEIETITLLKDAVSTAVYGLQAANGIILITTKRGKVQKPTITYDGGVTMSQNTRFPKFLNGPDYMTWYNRGTDMDNDYHEHTGGDPVPYIYSQEQIEAVRNGTNTNPLLGNTDWVGKLVGRNAFSQNHALSVRGGTEKVKYFANIGMLDQDGVVENTGFKRYNVRTNLDAQLNDVFSVALDLSVRQQNTRTPGISPDNTAYLNPFYQAVRMLPNLPEYAPNGLPVAYNSNAGWVNPIASVQQSGYQRQQSNIFQGNITLKAKIPWVEGLEAKLLTAYDKTSSENKGWTTPYSLMGRARDQVSGDYVMLTTVPGITKTTLRQSFSQNNRQTFQPSITYNRTFNKDHEVSVLALYEWSQYNSNLFSTGASNFPLTDIHEINFGSSATEDFISPTGSSTVDSRAGYVGRINYAYKGKYLFEVVTRYDASINFAPEYRWNAFPAVAAGWIVSKEDFFEKASDVIDFLKVKASWGKAGNDAIGRFTYLQTYQLTSDPVMVIGGKPANAIYTSAPPYPTVTWETSTMTNVGFESNFLKGKLGFDFEWFYKLTNDILASQANLYPLSNGGYNPSAVNYGIMDNRGFDLQIRHNNTIGKLEYGVTGNFNWARNKIIRLDESSSLPEWMRRVGKPYGTKFGFQADGMYQTWEEARNGSSPAAGVIAPGFFKYRDINGDGRITRTDDFVEIGRSNLPEIMYGLNLYLKYAGFDFSALLQGAALSSVNLAGTYEGSSGTSGVDDNTPFTRAFYGYGNSPYFLVENAWTPDNPNAEFPRLSAYKAQLTAHNAHINSGWVRDGSYLRLKSMQLGYNVPQQLLNRANIQSLRVFVTGYNLATWDKLKYLDPEMPNVNNGFYPQQRMFSAGVNLSL
- a CDS encoding FAD-dependent oxidoreductase, with product MQKRTQLLLVFSLFFSTVSAQQQVDLLIVGGGASGTTAGIQAARMGTRTLIIEETDWLGGMLTAAGVSAIDGNHRMPSGLWGEFRRHLYDHYGGAKAVFTGWVSNTLFEPHIGNQILKQMVAAEKLLEVKYRTKWTAIRRAGSYWQVTVQQGKKQSVIEAKLVIDATELGDVMAAAGAKYDIGMDSRHETGEAQAPEQANDIIQDLTYVVVLKDYGKGADKTIPKPAGYDPSLFARCCDVSDPASFDSPDNNCHHMMQYGRLPNNKYMINWPKHGNDYYLNIIEHTREQREAALEAAKLHSLRFVYYLQTALGYKNLGIADDEFPTKDRLPMIPYHRESRRVKGEAQLTVNHVSRPYDQPEALYRTGIAVGDYTIDHHHDKNESAPKIDFVKIRVPSYNVPVGSLIPKGVNGLIVAEKSISVTNIVNGATRLQPVVLGIGQASGALAALALQKQVQPREVAIREVQQALLDAKAYIMPFIDVQSTDPHFAAIQRIGATGILKGAGVPFKWANQTWFYPDRKLSGYELAEGLRPYFEPLRNYWGASGDPLTLQYLVELFNHAGVKITWQQIQGDWQKLLLKGQPAENMELDRRSAAVLTDHYLQPFRRPVDVRGSLVKAPE
- a CDS encoding RagB/SusD family nutrient uptake outer membrane protein, which translates into the protein MIKISSRIQKSLLLAGIVMASHGCKIDIAPTDRYTEEAIWKNPSNMELYVNGLYAEFQTFKFGQFPIGYSNATDALTDIMKYTSSTAGNGTVNILATDASRVNAAGPQLNYWQSAYTRIRRINEFIDGLRKYAIVSDAEKDQYEAEARFVRGYVYFWLVKLHGSVIIMDDISKHTVKDNPRSSEEDCWKFIAADFAYAADILPPAQPAARTGRATKGAAYGMLARTWLYAASIAKFDRKQFNDDPLTGVPEANAQAYYKNASDAAGEVIKLANEGYYELESDFTALFTNKNSKEAVFKLDFVAPQFTHQYDLGFTPPGDVPGQCLVYGVPTAELVDEFEMSDGTRFSWSNPAQAADPYANREPRFYGTILYNGASWKSRTINTTPGSATEGIMEYGVSTEPRKTVTGYYVRKMLDQSNTNFIQNKSTQPWMEMRYAEVLLIDAEAKANMNDVNGAQTSLNALRNKRGLPNTPASTPAQLQTAIEHERKVELAFEGHRYWDLRRWRKAHTVLDDVRFSGHRVTAEGAGFKYEVVSADNADREFDPAMYYMPIIVNELQNNDALDQIKGW